From a single Kitasatospora sp. NBC_00458 genomic region:
- a CDS encoding MerR family transcriptional regulator — MEVRLTVDELAARAGVTVRTVRFYGTKGLLPPPVLGARRVGWYGAEHLDRLGLIEELQRQGLTLAAIERYLGRLPHDSTPLDLAIHRALVASWTPESPEEADRGQLERRAGRALSEEQLDRLAAMGALERTADPEVFRVDPGLLPLGVRILDVPIPLETLQAARAVVLEHSRATARELQRLFRETVWRPYRESEPAPDEVERMKALTDHIQPMVAQALVTAFQRSLREELGEEPGGQAQDEPGGEAREQPDGEL, encoded by the coding sequence GTGGAGGTGCGGCTGACGGTGGACGAGCTGGCGGCACGGGCGGGCGTGACGGTGCGGACGGTGCGCTTCTACGGCACCAAGGGGCTGCTGCCGCCGCCCGTGCTGGGAGCCCGTCGGGTGGGGTGGTACGGGGCCGAGCACCTGGACCGGCTCGGGCTGATCGAGGAGTTGCAGCGGCAGGGGCTGACCCTGGCGGCGATCGAGCGCTACCTGGGACGGCTGCCGCACGACTCGACGCCGCTGGACCTGGCGATCCACCGGGCGCTGGTGGCCTCGTGGACCCCGGAGTCACCGGAGGAGGCGGACCGGGGGCAGCTGGAACGGCGGGCCGGGCGGGCGCTCTCGGAGGAGCAGCTGGACCGGCTGGCCGCGATGGGGGCGCTGGAGCGGACGGCGGACCCGGAGGTGTTCCGGGTGGATCCCGGGCTGCTGCCGCTGGGCGTGCGGATCCTGGACGTGCCGATCCCGCTGGAGACGCTGCAGGCGGCGCGCGCGGTGGTGCTGGAGCACAGCCGGGCGACGGCGCGGGAGTTGCAGCGGCTCTTCCGGGAGACGGTGTGGAGGCCGTACCGGGAGAGCGAGCCGGCGCCGGACGAGGTGGAGCGGATGAAGGCGCTCACCGACCACATCCAGCCCATGGTGGCGCAGGCGCTGGTGACCGCGTTCCAGCGGTCCCTGCGGGAGGAACTGGGCGAGGAGCCGGGCGGGCAGGCTCAGGACGAGCCGGGCGGGGAGGCGCGGGAGCAACCGGACGGGGAGCTGTAG
- a CDS encoding 3-hydroxyacyl-CoA dehydrogenase NAD-binding domain-containing protein — MSDTTIRWEQDQEGVVTLVLDDPTQSVNTMNEAFTADFEAAVARLAGLGDALRGVVVTSAKKTFFAGGDLRMLSAARPEDAAAVFEKSMRIKRALRTLETLGRPVVAAINGSALGGGLEIALACHHRIALDTPASRIGLPEVTLGLLPGGGGVVRTVRLFGITDALLKVLLQGRQYRPAQALDNGLVHEVVDTPEELTARAHAWIGANPAAVQPWDVKGHKIPGGTPSTPALAANLPAFPSNLRKQLAGAPYPAPRNVLAAAVEGAQVDVDTAMVIEARYFTELACGQTSKNMIQALFFDMQAVNSGAGRPASHEKRTVRRVAVLGAGMMGAGIAYTCARAGIQVLLKDVTVEAAERGKAYAEGLLAKAVARGRTTGAQRDELLARITPTADAADLAGCDAVIEAVFENPELKHKVFQEIEGVVAPDALLCSNTSTLPIGLLAEGVERTADFIGLHFFSPVDKMRLVEIIRGPETGDEALARAFDLVRQIDRTPIVVNDSRGFFTSRVIGQFINEGVAMVGEGVDPATVEQAAAQAGYPAKVLSLLDELTLTLPRKIRDEYRRAVEAAGGEWTAHPADAVVDRMVDEFGRPGRSGGAGFYEYDGDGRRGRLWSGLREHFTDASVEVPFEDLKERMLFSEALDSVRCLEEGVLTSVADANVGSILGIGFPAWTGGVLQYVNGYPGGPAGFAARARELAAAYGERFAPPALLERIAAEGRTFTD, encoded by the coding sequence ATGTCTGACACCACCATCCGCTGGGAGCAGGACCAGGAGGGCGTGGTCACCCTCGTCCTCGACGACCCCACCCAGTCCGTCAACACCATGAACGAGGCCTTCACGGCCGACTTCGAGGCCGCCGTCGCCCGGCTGGCCGGCCTCGGCGACGCCCTGCGCGGGGTCGTCGTCACCTCCGCCAAGAAGACCTTCTTCGCCGGCGGCGACCTGAGGATGCTCTCCGCCGCCCGGCCCGAGGACGCCGCCGCCGTCTTCGAGAAGTCCATGCGGATCAAGCGCGCCCTGCGCACCCTGGAGACGCTCGGCAGGCCGGTGGTCGCCGCGATCAACGGCAGCGCGCTCGGCGGCGGCCTGGAGATCGCCCTGGCCTGCCACCACCGGATCGCCCTGGACACCCCGGCGAGCCGGATCGGCCTGCCCGAGGTCACCCTCGGCCTGCTCCCCGGCGGCGGCGGGGTCGTCCGCACCGTCCGGCTGTTCGGCATCACCGACGCCCTGCTCAAGGTGCTGCTGCAGGGCCGCCAGTACCGGCCCGCGCAGGCCCTCGACAACGGACTGGTCCACGAAGTCGTCGACACGCCGGAGGAGTTGACCGCCCGGGCGCACGCCTGGATCGGGGCCAACCCGGCCGCCGTCCAGCCCTGGGACGTCAAGGGCCACAAGATCCCGGGCGGCACCCCCAGCACCCCGGCGCTCGCCGCCAACCTGCCCGCCTTCCCGTCCAACCTGCGCAAGCAGCTCGCCGGCGCGCCCTACCCGGCGCCGCGCAACGTGCTCGCCGCCGCCGTCGAGGGCGCCCAGGTGGACGTCGACACGGCCATGGTCATCGAGGCCCGCTACTTCACCGAACTGGCCTGCGGGCAGACCAGCAAGAACATGATCCAGGCCCTCTTCTTCGACATGCAGGCGGTCAACTCCGGTGCTGGCCGGCCGGCTTCCCACGAGAAGCGGACGGTCCGCCGGGTCGCCGTGCTCGGCGCCGGGATGATGGGCGCCGGCATCGCCTACACCTGTGCCAGGGCGGGCATCCAGGTGCTGCTGAAGGACGTCACCGTCGAGGCCGCCGAACGCGGCAAGGCCTACGCCGAGGGCCTGCTGGCCAAGGCGGTGGCCCGCGGCCGGACCACCGGGGCGCAGCGCGACGAGCTGCTCGCCCGGATCACCCCCACCGCCGACGCGGCCGACCTGGCCGGCTGCGACGCGGTGATCGAGGCGGTCTTCGAGAACCCCGAGCTGAAGCACAAGGTCTTCCAGGAGATCGAGGGCGTCGTCGCCCCGGACGCGCTGCTCTGCTCCAACACCTCCACCCTGCCGATCGGCCTGCTCGCCGAGGGCGTGGAGCGCACCGCCGACTTCATCGGGCTGCACTTCTTCTCCCCGGTCGACAAGATGCGGCTGGTGGAGATCATCCGCGGCCCGGAGACCGGCGACGAGGCGCTGGCCCGCGCCTTCGACCTGGTCCGGCAGATCGACCGGACGCCGATCGTGGTCAACGACTCGCGCGGCTTCTTCACCTCCCGGGTGATCGGCCAGTTCATCAACGAGGGCGTCGCCATGGTCGGCGAGGGCGTCGACCCGGCCACCGTCGAACAGGCCGCCGCCCAGGCCGGCTACCCCGCCAAGGTGCTGTCGCTGCTCGACGAGCTGACCCTCACCCTGCCGCGGAAGATCCGCGACGAGTACCGGCGCGCCGTCGAGGCCGCCGGCGGCGAGTGGACCGCCCACCCGGCCGACGCGGTGGTGGACCGGATGGTCGACGAGTTCGGCCGCCCCGGCCGCAGCGGCGGCGCCGGCTTCTACGAGTACGACGGGGACGGCCGGCGCGGCCGGCTCTGGTCGGGCCTGCGCGAGCACTTCACCGACGCCTCGGTGGAGGTCCCCTTCGAGGACCTCAAGGAGCGGATGCTGTTCAGCGAGGCGCTGGACTCGGTCCGCTGCCTGGAGGAGGGCGTGCTCACCTCCGTCGCCGACGCCAACGTCGGCTCCATCCTGGGCATCGGCTTCCCCGCCTGGACCGGCGGCGTCCTCCAGTACGTCAACGGCTACCCGGGCGGCCCGGCCGGCTTCGCGGCCCGGGCCCGCGAACTCGCCGCCGCGTACGGCGAGCGGTTCGCGCCGCCGGCCCTGCTGGAGCGGATCGCCGCCGAGGGCCGCACCTTCACGGACTGA
- a CDS encoding acetyl-CoA C-acetyltransferase has product MTTEAYVYDAIRTPRGRGKASGSLHGTKPIDLVVGLIHELRRRFPDLDPAAVDDIVLGVVSPIGDQGSDIARIAAIAAGLPDTVAGVQENRFCASGLEAVNLAAAKVRSGWEDLVLAGGVESMSRVRMGSDGGAWAMDPMTNYEGYFVPQGVGADLIATIEGYSRTDVDAFAAESQARAAKAQADGLFDRSVVPVRDRNGLVVLERDEFIRPGTTVETLAGLKPSFAAIGEAGGFDAVALQKYHWVEAIDHVHHAGNSSGIVDGAALVAIGNREVGERYGLRPRARIVSAAVSGSEPTIMLTGPAPATRKALAKAGLTAADIDLVEINEAFAAVALRFVREMGFSPEQVNVNGGAIALGHPLGATGAMILGTLIDELERRDLRYGLATLCVGGGMGIATVVERI; this is encoded by the coding sequence GTGACCACCGAAGCGTACGTCTACGACGCGATCCGCACCCCGCGCGGCCGGGGCAAGGCCTCCGGCTCACTGCACGGCACCAAGCCGATCGACCTCGTCGTCGGCCTGATCCACGAACTGCGCCGCCGCTTCCCCGATCTGGACCCGGCGGCGGTCGACGACATCGTGCTCGGCGTGGTCAGCCCGATCGGCGACCAGGGGTCCGACATCGCCCGGATCGCCGCCATCGCGGCCGGCCTGCCCGACACCGTGGCCGGCGTCCAGGAGAACCGCTTCTGCGCCTCCGGCCTCGAAGCCGTCAACCTGGCCGCCGCCAAGGTCCGTTCGGGCTGGGAGGACCTCGTCCTGGCCGGCGGCGTCGAGTCGATGTCCCGGGTCCGGATGGGCTCCGACGGCGGCGCCTGGGCGATGGACCCGATGACCAACTACGAGGGCTACTTCGTCCCGCAGGGCGTCGGCGCCGACCTGATCGCCACCATCGAGGGCTACTCCCGCACCGACGTCGACGCCTTCGCCGCGGAGTCCCAGGCCCGCGCCGCCAAGGCCCAGGCCGACGGCCTCTTCGACCGCTCGGTCGTCCCGGTCCGCGACCGCAACGGCCTGGTCGTCCTGGAGCGCGACGAGTTCATCCGCCCCGGCACCACCGTCGAGACGCTGGCCGGGCTCAAGCCCTCCTTCGCCGCCATCGGCGAGGCGGGCGGCTTCGACGCCGTCGCCCTGCAGAAGTACCACTGGGTGGAGGCCATCGACCACGTCCACCACGCCGGAAACTCCTCCGGCATCGTGGACGGCGCCGCCCTCGTCGCGATCGGCAACCGCGAGGTCGGCGAGCGGTACGGGCTGCGCCCGCGCGCCCGGATCGTCTCCGCCGCCGTCTCCGGGTCCGAGCCGACCATCATGCTCACCGGACCGGCCCCCGCCACCCGCAAGGCGCTCGCCAAGGCCGGTCTGACCGCCGCCGACATCGACCTGGTCGAGATCAACGAGGCCTTCGCCGCCGTCGCCCTGCGGTTCGTCCGGGAGATGGGCTTCTCGCCCGAGCAGGTGAACGTCAACGGCGGCGCGATCGCGCTCGGCCACCCGCTCGGCGCCACCGGCGCGATGATCCTCGGCACCCTGATCGACGAGCTGGAGCGGCGCGACCTCCGCTACGGCCTGGCCACCCTCTGCGTGGGCGGCGGCATGGGCATCGCCACCGTCGTCGAGCGCATCTGA
- a CDS encoding acyl-CoA dehydrogenase family protein — protein MQRDLYTDEHEDFRATVRSFLAKEVLPHYDRWEKAGIVDREAWLAAGRQGLLGLAVPAEYGGGGAADFRYAAVLAEEFARAGASGLAVGLHNDIIGPYLTSLATEEQRLRWLPGFCTGELITAIAMTEPGTGSDLQGIRTRAEDRGDHYLLNGAKTFISNGILADLVVVVARTTPEGGSHGLSLLVVERGMPGFERGRNLDKIGQKAQDTAELFFQDVRVPKENLLGELNGGFVHLMQNLAQERLTIAAAAIAGAEYLVEITTEYVKGREAFGRPLAKLQHVRFEIAELATECAVTRAFVDRCITEHNRYALTPADASMAKWWATELQKRTADRCLQLHGGYGYMTEYPVARAFTDGRIQTIYGGTTEIMKEIVGRSLLG, from the coding sequence GTGCAACGCGACCTCTACACCGACGAGCACGAGGACTTCCGGGCGACCGTCCGGTCCTTCCTCGCCAAGGAGGTGCTGCCGCACTACGACCGCTGGGAGAAGGCCGGCATCGTCGACCGCGAGGCCTGGCTGGCCGCCGGCCGGCAGGGCCTGCTCGGGCTCGCCGTCCCCGCCGAGTACGGCGGCGGGGGCGCCGCCGACTTCCGCTACGCCGCCGTACTGGCCGAGGAGTTCGCCCGGGCCGGTGCCTCCGGCCTGGCGGTCGGACTGCACAACGACATCATCGGCCCCTACCTCACCTCGCTCGCCACCGAGGAGCAGAGGCTCCGCTGGCTGCCCGGCTTCTGCACCGGGGAGCTGATCACCGCCATCGCGATGACCGAGCCCGGCACCGGTTCCGACCTCCAGGGCATCCGCACCCGGGCCGAGGACCGGGGCGACCACTACCTGCTCAACGGCGCCAAGACCTTCATCTCCAACGGCATCCTCGCCGACCTGGTGGTCGTGGTCGCCCGCACCACCCCCGAGGGCGGCTCGCACGGCCTCAGCCTGCTGGTGGTCGAACGCGGCATGCCGGGCTTCGAACGCGGCCGCAACCTCGACAAGATCGGCCAGAAGGCCCAGGACACCGCCGAGCTGTTCTTCCAGGACGTCCGCGTCCCCAAGGAGAACCTGCTCGGCGAGCTGAACGGCGGCTTCGTCCACCTGATGCAGAACCTCGCCCAGGAGCGGCTCACCATCGCCGCCGCCGCGATCGCCGGCGCCGAGTACCTGGTCGAGATCACCACCGAGTACGTCAAGGGTCGCGAGGCCTTCGGGCGCCCGCTGGCGAAGCTCCAGCACGTCCGCTTCGAGATCGCCGAGCTCGCCACCGAGTGCGCGGTCACCCGGGCCTTCGTCGACCGCTGCATCACCGAGCACAACCGGTACGCGCTCACCCCGGCCGACGCCTCGATGGCCAAGTGGTGGGCCACCGAACTGCAGAAGCGCACCGCGGACCGCTGCCTCCAACTCCACGGCGGATACGGGTACATGACCGAGTACCCGGTCGCCCGGGCGTTCACCGACGGCCGCATCCAGACCATCTACGGCGGGACCACCGAGATCATGAAGGAGATCGTCGGCCGGTCCCTCCTCGGCTGA
- a CDS encoding CaiB/BaiF CoA transferase family protein — protein MAPVRGSGVRGNGGPLAGVRVVELAGIGPGPFAAMLLGDLGADVVRVDRPEPSPLGIEPAYDVANRNKRSVVIDLKSADGPARVLDLAARADLLIEGYRPGVAERLGVGPEACHARNPALVYGRMTGWGQHGPLAARAGHDIGYTAVAGVLGLAGRPGADADEPPAVPANLLGDYAGGSLYLVVGLLAALHHARATGAGQVVDAAVVDGAAHLTAVLQGLLAAGHWQDRRGANLLDGGAPFYAVYPAADGGHLAVGALEPQFYAEFARLLDLGADAPGQWETARWPELRARIATRFASRTRAEWEAVFDGSDACVAPVLTMRQAAAHEHLVSRSTYVEVGGVTQPAPAPRFSATPGALRRPPARPGADTAEVARDWGVPSLAAGLPGGG, from the coding sequence GTGGCGCCCGTGCGTGGCAGTGGTGTGCGTGGGAACGGCGGCCCGCTGGCCGGGGTCCGCGTGGTCGAACTCGCGGGGATCGGCCCCGGCCCCTTCGCCGCGATGCTGCTCGGCGACCTCGGCGCGGACGTGGTCCGGGTGGACCGCCCGGAGCCCTCGCCGCTCGGCATCGAGCCGGCGTACGACGTCGCCAACCGCAACAAGCGCTCCGTCGTGATCGACCTCAAGTCCGCCGACGGACCCGCCCGGGTGCTCGACCTCGCCGCCCGGGCCGACCTGCTGATCGAGGGCTACCGCCCCGGCGTCGCCGAACGCCTCGGGGTCGGACCGGAGGCCTGCCACGCCCGCAACCCGGCGCTGGTGTACGGCCGGATGACCGGCTGGGGCCAGCACGGGCCGCTGGCCGCCCGGGCCGGCCACGACATCGGGTACACGGCGGTCGCCGGGGTGCTCGGCCTGGCCGGCCGGCCGGGGGCGGACGCGGACGAGCCGCCCGCCGTCCCCGCCAACCTGCTCGGCGACTACGCGGGCGGCTCGCTCTACCTGGTCGTCGGCCTGCTCGCGGCGCTCCACCACGCCCGCGCCACCGGCGCCGGGCAGGTCGTCGACGCCGCCGTCGTCGACGGCGCCGCCCACCTCACCGCCGTCCTCCAGGGCCTGCTCGCCGCCGGCCACTGGCAGGACCGGCGGGGCGCCAACCTGCTCGACGGCGGCGCACCGTTCTACGCCGTCTACCCGGCCGCCGACGGCGGCCACCTCGCGGTCGGCGCACTGGAACCGCAATTCTACGCCGAGTTCGCCCGGCTGCTGGACCTCGGTGCCGACGCCCCGGGCCAGTGGGAGACCGCCCGCTGGCCCGAGCTGCGGGCCCGGATCGCCACCCGGTTCGCGAGCCGCACCCGGGCCGAGTGGGAGGCCGTCTTCGACGGCTCCGACGCCTGCGTGGCACCCGTGCTGACGATGCGTCAGGCCGCGGCGCACGAACACCTGGTGAGCCGCTCCACCTACGTCGAGGTGGGCGGCGTCACCCAGCCCGCGCCCGCCCCGCGGTTCTCCGCCACCCCGGGGGCGCTGCGCCGACCGCCCGCCCGGCCGGGCGCCGACACCGCCGAGGTCGCCCGGGACTGGGGGGTCCCCTCCCTGGCGGCCGGGCTGCCGGGCGGCGGCTGA
- a CDS encoding sensor histidine kinase — protein MITGAGTGAGTGMGTGGKTGGGTGGKTGGSTGASGAARRAAGALFGRRARLRWVHLVLGGALLMPYWMLSAVLLGSLDQRNGPVRQLLLHFAALGLSLPMAAVTALVPIVRALEGATARALCTPARPDEVVTGPARSWAARWRTAAWYVLHVLFGGVVSGMTLAGTPFAVVLLLAPTGLAELVRFWEDRGFPGWLPGPLTGLALLTLIVCTSAGLGALLARWAPVLLGPTPDERVAAAERRATVLAQRNRLARELHDSVGHALSAVGIQASAAARVLRTDPDFAAEALAAIEETARGAVAELDAVLGLLREEDGTEAGPAGPTLAGLDDLLRQLARTGVEVDAVLAPGLDRLPAAFSREAYRIVQEGLTNVLRHAGPAPARLRVGPVGGRLEIELTNPLGPHRPSRPGGGRGLRGIGERAAALHGGCEAGRADDGTTWRLAVWLPLGGER, from the coding sequence GTGATCACGGGGGCGGGCACGGGGGCGGGCACCGGCATGGGGACGGGCGGGAAGACCGGCGGCGGCACCGGGGGGAAGACCGGCGGGAGCACCGGGGCGAGCGGCGCGGCACGGCGGGCGGCCGGCGCGCTGTTCGGACGGCGGGCCCGGCTGCGCTGGGTGCACCTCGTCCTGGGCGGCGCCCTGCTGATGCCGTACTGGATGCTCTCGGCCGTCCTCCTGGGCAGCCTCGACCAGCGCAACGGCCCGGTGCGCCAGCTCCTGCTCCACTTCGCCGCGCTCGGACTGTCGCTGCCGATGGCCGCCGTCACCGCGCTGGTGCCGATCGTCCGCGCCCTGGAGGGCGCCACCGCACGGGCGCTCTGCACACCGGCCCGCCCGGACGAGGTCGTCACCGGCCCCGCCCGGTCCTGGGCCGCCCGGTGGCGGACCGCCGCCTGGTACGTCCTGCACGTCCTGTTCGGGGGCGTCGTCAGCGGCATGACGCTGGCCGGGACCCCGTTCGCGGTGGTGCTGCTGCTCGCCCCCACCGGGCTGGCGGAGCTCGTCCGGTTCTGGGAGGACCGCGGCTTCCCCGGGTGGCTGCCCGGCCCGCTGACGGGCCTCGCGCTGCTCACCCTGATCGTCTGCACCAGCGCCGGGCTCGGCGCGCTGCTCGCCCGCTGGGCGCCCGTCCTGCTCGGCCCCACCCCGGACGAACGGGTGGCCGCCGCCGAACGGCGGGCGACCGTCCTCGCCCAGCGCAACCGGCTGGCCCGCGAACTGCACGACTCGGTCGGCCACGCGCTCAGCGCCGTCGGCATCCAGGCCTCCGCCGCCGCCCGGGTGCTGCGGACCGACCCGGACTTCGCCGCCGAGGCGCTGGCGGCCATCGAGGAGACCGCGCGCGGCGCCGTCGCCGAACTGGACGCCGTGCTGGGCCTGCTGAGGGAGGAGGACGGCACGGAGGCCGGACCCGCCGGACCCACCCTCGCCGGACTGGACGACCTGCTGCGCCAACTGGCCCGCACCGGGGTGGAGGTGGACGCCGTACTGGCCCCGGGGCTGGACCGGCTGCCGGCCGCGTTCTCCCGCGAGGCGTACCGGATCGTGCAGGAGGGCCTCACCAACGTGCTCCGGCACGCCGGCCCCGCACCCGCCCGGCTCCGCGTCGGACCGGTCGGCGGGCGGCTGGAGATCGAACTGACCAACCCGCTCGGCCCGCACCGGCCCAGCCGCCCCGGGGGCGGCCGCGGACTGCGCGGGATCGGCGAGCGGGCGGCGGCGCTGCACGGCGGCTGCGAGGCCGGGCGGGCGGACGACGGAACGACGTGGCGGCTGGCCGTCTGGCTGCCGCTGGGAGGGGAACGATGA
- a CDS encoding response regulator transcription factor has protein sequence MNTARTGGTAEGVGEDTGTGAGGPAGGPVRVVIADDERLVRMGLRVVIDAEPDLTVVGEAADGAAVVPLVRELRPDVVLMDVRMPGIDGIRATEQLVGGMADPPRILVVTTFEHDDHVYDALRAGAAGFLLKRARAEEMVQAVRLIARGDSLLFPAAVRELALRYGTAGRTPEPARGPIGRLTEREGQVLRLMAAGLNNGEIAAKLVVSQETVKTHVGSVLAKLGARDRTQAVITAYESGFVQPG, from the coding sequence ATGAACACTGCACGTACCGGGGGCACCGCGGAGGGCGTCGGGGAGGACACCGGAACGGGCGCCGGGGGCCCGGCGGGCGGCCCCGTCCGGGTGGTGATCGCCGACGACGAGCGGCTGGTCCGGATGGGCCTGCGGGTGGTGATCGACGCCGAACCGGACCTCACCGTGGTCGGCGAGGCCGCCGACGGCGCCGCGGTGGTGCCGCTGGTGCGCGAACTGCGCCCGGACGTGGTGCTGATGGACGTCCGGATGCCCGGCATCGACGGTATCCGCGCCACCGAGCAGCTGGTCGGCGGCATGGCCGACCCGCCCCGGATCCTGGTGGTCACCACCTTCGAGCACGACGACCACGTCTACGACGCCCTGCGGGCGGGCGCCGCCGGGTTCCTGCTGAAGCGGGCCCGGGCGGAGGAGATGGTGCAGGCGGTACGGCTGATCGCGCGCGGCGACTCGCTGCTCTTCCCGGCGGCCGTCCGCGAGCTGGCCCTCCGGTACGGCACGGCCGGCAGGACCCCCGAACCGGCCCGGGGGCCGATCGGCCGGCTCACCGAACGGGAGGGCCAGGTGCTGCGGCTGATGGCGGCCGGGCTCAACAACGGCGAGATCGCGGCGAAGCTCGTGGTCAGCCAGGAGACCGTCAAGACGCATGTCGGCAGCGTGCTCGCCAAGCTGGGCGCCCGGGACCGCACCCAGGCGGTGATCACCGCCTACGAGTCGGGGTTCGTGCAACCGGGCTGA
- a CDS encoding Pr6Pr family membrane protein produces the protein MSVRTSPALWWRLGIVLSAGLGLTLQTAPLVYFTVQSNVIVLGYFTGAVYWMVKRNTVDAPAPRLRGAATLYILITGLVSHVLLEHGANPLPGLFDGPDKLQHWSSFFLHYVTPVLVIADWLVLRPRNASSWRDIPLWLAFPLGYAAIVLARNALFSNYPMPYPYFFFDPTTEGYAYVWGQIALLTVEFVVLGAAVVGLDRLGTLVAGRLRRGTASAEA, from the coding sequence ATGTCAGTCCGGACCAGCCCGGCGCTCTGGTGGCGCCTTGGCATCGTGCTCTCGGCGGGCCTCGGCCTGACCCTCCAGACCGCGCCGCTGGTGTACTTCACCGTCCAGAGCAACGTGATCGTGCTCGGCTACTTCACCGGCGCCGTCTACTGGATGGTCAAGCGGAACACCGTCGACGCCCCCGCGCCCCGGCTGCGCGGCGCCGCCACGCTGTACATCCTGATCACCGGCCTGGTCTCGCACGTCCTGCTGGAGCACGGCGCCAACCCGCTGCCCGGGCTCTTCGACGGACCGGACAAGCTCCAGCACTGGTCGTCGTTCTTCCTGCACTACGTCACGCCGGTGCTGGTCATCGCCGACTGGCTGGTGCTCCGGCCGCGCAACGCGTCCTCCTGGCGCGACATCCCGCTCTGGCTGGCGTTCCCGCTCGGCTACGCGGCGATCGTGCTGGCGCGCAACGCGCTCTTCTCCAACTACCCGATGCCCTACCCCTACTTCTTCTTCGACCCGACGACCGAGGGGTACGCCTACGTCTGGGGCCAGATCGCCCTGCTGACGGTCGAGTTCGTCGTGCTGGGGGCCGCCGTGGTGGGGCTGGACCGGCTCGGCACCCTGGTCGCGGGCAGGCTCCGCCGGGGCACCGCCTCCGCCGAGGCCTGA
- a CDS encoding toxin Doc, whose protein sequence is MLLHVDLRWLLDVQEQASPEDLSVRDYSALQAAVARHRVNTAQLGDDADPAWCAATLMHTIVLLRPLPVRNNLYACMTTAAYMHAAEEGIDPPYGALVELARDIGEGRADVFAAADRIRSWRI, encoded by the coding sequence ATGCTGCTGCACGTCGATCTGCGCTGGCTGCTCGACGTCCAGGAGCAGGCCTCGCCCGAGGACCTGAGCGTGCGGGACTACTCGGCCCTGCAGGCGGCCGTCGCGCGGCACCGGGTGAACACCGCGCAGCTCGGCGACGACGCCGATCCGGCCTGGTGCGCGGCCACGTTGATGCACACCATCGTGCTGCTGCGCCCGCTGCCGGTGCGCAACAACCTCTACGCCTGCATGACCACGGCCGCGTACATGCACGCGGCGGAGGAGGGGATCGATCCGCCCTACGGCGCCCTGGTGGAGCTGGCCCGGGACATCGGGGAGGGGCGGGCGGACGTGTTCGCGGCGGCCGACCGGATCCGCTCCTGGAGGATCTGA